One Spirochaetota bacterium DNA window includes the following coding sequences:
- a CDS encoding lycopene cyclase family protein, producing MAQRMHRAAAHVRRAVYNVSVPADAARAAEIARTPFDVIIAGAGPAGLAMAHELSQRKIRSVLLERGRFLETDKVFALPYPIVERYGLAAAVQMRHRDTYFRNYFGLNAPTHIDYCLMDQRKVLSLLASRIDDAYCTVVENCELTAFARDGLVIGKTVVNDYRTLRYSVARKSFPRSTSRLNVDDAFFQKHDPLVTVNAMDELDNIEKERDNMAFRARMIVDAGGYHSNLVRSFHRQRSCTVLKCLMYEFSGLKRPQPEIIWDLAMPTVTSANFWVDVFGPKSAGAGVMVFTETTPGDPAGEPPSEEMERYLSSWLNIRKLSGNFERERKGIIPMTDFREASAYDNILFIGASATRQIPDTGFGFAPSLEEASLAAPVIEKALAAGDTSVRMLREYDIAWLRSCEKKMALNKFFQGFHYAIRRDEYFHEFAKRCTELPSEIIQRRIANDLTGGDLRTIAAMFVKNPYLLHPSRFESARMPELKRDLARFLYCLVSQALGFYVPEGSEMFDREPLSGSMLKRMLLSMRIYFGRRIPETILCKIGSLLFKPCVQAVIGIIGGQKR from the coding sequence ATGGCGCAACGAATGCATCGCGCCGCGGCGCATGTCCGCCGCGCGGTATACAATGTGTCGGTGCCGGCGGACGCTGCTCGCGCTGCCGAGATCGCACGCACCCCGTTCGATGTCATCATCGCTGGTGCCGGCCCCGCGGGACTTGCGATGGCGCATGAGCTCTCGCAGCGTAAGATCCGCTCCGTCCTTTTGGAACGGGGACGCTTCCTCGAGACGGACAAGGTGTTCGCATTGCCGTACCCCATCGTCGAGCGATACGGCCTTGCCGCCGCGGTACAGATGCGCCATCGCGACACCTACTTCCGCAATTACTTCGGCCTGAACGCGCCCACGCATATCGACTACTGCCTCATGGACCAGCGGAAAGTGCTTTCGCTCCTCGCATCGCGCATCGATGATGCGTACTGCACGGTGGTCGAGAACTGCGAACTGACCGCCTTCGCGCGCGATGGCCTCGTCATCGGCAAGACCGTCGTTAACGACTACCGCACCCTGCGTTATAGCGTTGCTCGTAAAAGCTTTCCACGCTCGACATCGCGCCTGAACGTGGATGACGCCTTCTTCCAGAAGCATGACCCCCTGGTCACCGTCAATGCCATGGACGAGCTCGATAATATCGAAAAAGAGCGCGACAACATGGCGTTCCGTGCACGGATGATAGTCGATGCGGGGGGATATCATTCGAACCTCGTACGGTCGTTCCACCGCCAGCGTTCCTGCACGGTGCTCAAATGCCTCATGTACGAGTTCAGCGGATTGAAACGGCCGCAGCCGGAGATAATCTGGGACCTTGCCATGCCCACGGTGACGAGCGCCAATTTCTGGGTGGACGTTTTCGGTCCGAAGTCGGCAGGCGCGGGCGTCATGGTCTTCACCGAAACGACGCCGGGAGATCCCGCCGGTGAGCCGCCGTCGGAGGAGATGGAACGCTACCTGTCGAGCTGGCTCAATATCAGGAAACTTTCGGGAAACTTCGAGCGCGAACGAAAAGGCATCATACCGATGACGGATTTCCGCGAGGCATCCGCCTACGACAATATCCTCTTCATCGGTGCGAGCGCCACACGGCAGATACCGGATACCGGCTTCGGTTTCGCACCCTCGCTCGAGGAAGCCTCCCTCGCAGCCCCCGTCATCGAGAAGGCGCTTGCCGCCGGTGACACATCCGTACGCATGCTCCGTGAGTATGATATCGCGTGGCTCAGGTCATGCGAGAAGAAGATGGCGCTCAATAAATTCTTTCAGGGCTTTCACTACGCCATTCGCCGCGATGAATACTTCCATGAGTTCGCGAAAAGATGCACGGAGCTCCCCTCGGAGATAATACAGCGGCGCATTGCGAACGACCTCACGGGCGGCGATCTGCGTACCATAGCGGCCATGTTCGTGAAGAACCCGTATCTCCTCCATCCATCGCGTTTTGAAAGCGCGCGCATGCCGGAGCTGAAACGCGATCTCGCGCGATTCCTCTACTGTCTTGTATCGCAAGCCTTGGGCTTCTACGTCCCCGAAGGGAGTGAGATGTTCGACCGGGAGCCGCTCTCCGGGAGCATGCTCAAACGCATGCTTTTATCAATGAGAATATACTTCGGCAGGCGGATACCGGAGACTATTCTCTGTAAGATCGGATCGCTCTTGTTCAAGCCGTGCGTGCAGGCGGTGATAGGGATTATTGGCGGTCAAAAGCGGTAG
- a CDS encoding HAMP domain-containing sensor histidine kinase, translated as MSEALYPWFRPRQYILLRYLLAVIGNAGLVVVGFILPQYRSLFAFYMAVSFAVAFIVIIPDIIFHIRRVRGYESGLVIFFGILDVISLTALDVATRIEFSITFSPIFLVLLVTLQGMFFFWRLLPNLAMRKAGPVLITSFFLVVLAAGDVFAALRFGNFSVPIIFLKVFTILTFHLFISYYYGMLIDTITAQLNENRSLNEKLIGAMKFIVSGEIFSVMLHDLKNMLHTIVMALEGVRMHANTPETGRYYPLIGKSIDDIEKIINQFLSYIRLDPQREERIDVRSTVREAVDFVLLSRSKTAQITFDCSGLEGGVIPVVTSKYRLLSVFLNIITNAVQSLNASQVTEKRIGVSVAHTADTAVIVINDNGPGISPDNIKRIFTVFSTKKEGLGLGLHFVHDYIVNTLGGDVTVASTPLDRTTFMIRLPLTPEEK; from the coding sequence ATGTCTGAGGCACTGTATCCCTGGTTCAGGCCGCGGCAGTACATACTCCTTCGCTATCTCCTTGCCGTCATCGGCAATGCAGGGCTTGTCGTGGTCGGCTTCATACTGCCGCAGTACCGGTCGCTGTTCGCGTTCTATATGGCGGTGTCGTTCGCGGTAGCTTTTATCGTCATCATACCGGACATCATCTTCCACATTCGCCGCGTCCGCGGATACGAGTCGGGTCTTGTCATATTCTTCGGCATCCTCGATGTGATAAGTCTCACCGCCCTCGATGTTGCGACACGCATAGAATTCTCGATCACGTTCTCCCCGATATTCCTCGTACTCCTCGTGACGCTGCAGGGGATGTTCTTCTTCTGGCGCTTGCTCCCGAACCTCGCGATGCGGAAAGCAGGCCCCGTCCTCATAACGTCGTTTTTCCTCGTCGTTCTGGCGGCGGGGGATGTGTTCGCGGCGCTTCGCTTCGGGAATTTCAGCGTGCCCATCATCTTCCTCAAGGTGTTCACGATACTCACATTCCATCTTTTCATCTCGTACTACTACGGCATGCTCATCGACACCATCACCGCGCAGCTCAATGAGAACCGCTCGCTCAACGAGAAGCTCATCGGCGCGATGAAATTCATCGTGAGCGGTGAGATATTCTCCGTCATGCTCCATGATCTCAAGAACATGCTCCATACCATCGTCATGGCGCTTGAGGGCGTGCGCATGCATGCGAATACGCCGGAAACAGGCAGATACTACCCGCTCATCGGGAAGAGCATTGACGATATCGAGAAGATCATCAATCAGTTCCTTTCGTATATCCGTCTCGATCCGCAGCGCGAGGAACGCATCGATGTACGGAGCACCGTGCGCGAGGCCGTCGACTTCGTGCTCTTGAGCAGGAGCAAGACCGCGCAGATAACGTTCGACTGCTCGGGACTTGAGGGGGGGGTGATACCCGTCGTCACATCGAAATACCGGCTCCTCTCCGTATTCCTCAATATCATCACCAATGCGGTGCAGAGCCTCAATGCATCGCAGGTCACGGAAAAACGCATCGGCGTCTCGGTAGCGCATACGGCGGACACGGCCGTGATAGTCATCAACGACAACGGCCCGGGAATATCCCCCGATAATATCAAGAGAATATTCACCGTGTTCTCCACAAAAAAAGAAGGGCTGGGCCTGGGCCTTCACTTCGTACACGACTATATCGTGAACACGCTCGGCGGCGATGTGACCGTTGCAAGCACGCCGCTTGATCGGACAACGTTCATGATACGGCTCCCGCTCACGCCTGAGGAGAAATGA
- a CDS encoding HAMP domain-containing sensor histidine kinase produces the protein MHDPYPYPAVFGSRYFVTLRYSISAVSNCALAAAMFVFPQYRDILFLYFIAAVVETGIIAVVDAGLHLFRRKDCNRDIILHFLLLDIIYLLVLDAITRVYFQIQFSPIFLIPIVTIQGAYFYRSITPAFRILPNALWITVYFLATMIATDAVLYFRYAHSNIVFFLVKILIIISAHAFVTRLYSLLLSYIAERLEENTRLNERLIGSMKFIVSGEIFSVMLNDVKSMMHTIVTSLNSIRAHAAQPAEGERFYPIIGQSVTDTETIVDQFLSYIKLDPQFVETVDVREITREALAFIRISRKRTALIEFVTSGIDEGDPIYLTASKYRLLSVFLNLITNAIDTPAMQSSAEKRVRVSVAAGECIEVTVEDNGPGISAEDITDMFSLYSKKKTGLGLYFVHEYIVGTLGGTVTAESVPNERTVFTVRIPHVGK, from the coding sequence ATGCACGACCCCTATCCCTACCCCGCAGTGTTCGGCTCGCGCTATTTCGTCACACTGCGATATTCCATCTCCGCTGTCAGCAATTGTGCGCTTGCTGCGGCCATGTTCGTTTTTCCGCAGTATCGGGATATTCTCTTCCTGTATTTTATCGCCGCCGTGGTAGAGACGGGCATTATTGCCGTGGTCGACGCCGGCTTACACCTTTTCCGCAGGAAGGACTGTAATCGCGATATTATCCTGCATTTCCTCTTGCTCGATATCATCTATCTCCTCGTGCTCGATGCCATCACCCGTGTCTATTTCCAGATACAATTCTCGCCGATATTCCTCATCCCCATCGTGACCATACAGGGGGCATATTTCTATCGTTCCATCACCCCGGCTTTTCGCATCCTGCCGAACGCGTTGTGGATAACCGTCTATTTCCTTGCGACCATGATCGCCACGGATGCCGTGCTCTATTTCCGGTACGCTCATTCCAATATCGTGTTCTTCCTCGTCAAGATTCTGATAATAATCTCCGCACATGCCTTCGTCACCCGGCTCTACAGCCTGCTCCTCTCATACATCGCCGAACGCCTTGAGGAGAACACCCGTCTCAATGAACGGCTCATCGGCTCGATGAAATTCATCGTGAGCGGCGAGATATTTTCCGTCATGCTCAACGACGTTAAGAGCATGATGCACACGATAGTCACCTCGCTGAACAGCATACGCGCGCATGCGGCGCAGCCGGCGGAGGGTGAACGCTTCTACCCCATCATCGGGCAAAGCGTAACAGATACAGAGACCATCGTCGATCAGTTCCTCTCATACATCAAGCTTGACCCGCAGTTCGTGGAGACCGTCGATGTGCGGGAGATCACACGGGAAGCGCTCGCGTTCATCCGCATCAGCCGGAAAAGAACGGCGCTCATCGAGTTCGTAACATCCGGTATCGATGAGGGCGACCCGATATACCTCACCGCATCAAAGTACCGCCTCCTCTCGGTGTTCCTCAACCTCATCACCAATGCCATTGACACGCCGGCCATGCAGTCTTCCGCGGAAAAACGCGTACGCGTATCGGTCGCTGCCGGCGAGTGCATCGAGGTCACTGTCGAGGATAATGGCCCCGGCATCAGCGCCGAGGACATCACGGACATGTTCTCGCTCTATTCGAAGAAGAAGACCGGGCTTGGCCTGTATTTCGTCCATGAGTACATCGTGGGCACGCTCGGCGGCACGGTCACGGCGGAAAGCGTTCCCAACGAACGCACCGTGTTCACCGTCCGTATCCCGCACGTGGGGAAATGA
- the purS gene encoding phosphoribosylformylglycinamidine synthase subunit PurS translates to MKAIVNVYLKKNILDPQGVTVQKALSSLGFGVSSLRIGKRFEIEVDSNDPQAVKKMLAEASDKLLANPVIEDFEVIV, encoded by the coding sequence ATGAAGGCCATTGTCAATGTGTACCTGAAAAAGAACATCCTCGATCCGCAGGGCGTAACGGTGCAGAAAGCGCTGTCCTCGCTCGGTTTCGGCGTTTCCTCGCTCCGTATCGGCAAACGCTTTGAGATAGAGGTCGACAGCAACGACCCGCAAGCAGTGAAGAAAATGCTCGCCGAAGCAAGCGATAAGCTCCTTGCCAATCCGGTGATAGAGGACTTCGAGGTGATCGTGTGA
- the purQ gene encoding phosphoribosylformylglycinamidine synthase subunit PurQ, with amino-acid sequence MKVAVIVFPGSNCDRDCRHVAGTVFHEQASFVWHKDQFDEKAYDLIILPGGFSYGDYLRCGAIARFSPVMQSVIAHAKRGGFVLGICNGFQVLTEAHLLPGALIRNTNLKFVCKDSCLRVENAKTRFTSGYKKNAVISVPIAHGEGNYRADDALLSSLVENGQIVFTYCTEAGDVTPEANPNGSCRNIAGIINREGNVLGMMPHPERVSESILGGTGGAPLFQSIFAA; translated from the coding sequence GTGAAGGTCGCCGTCATTGTCTTCCCCGGATCGAACTGCGACCGCGACTGCCGCCACGTAGCCGGCACGGTGTTCCACGAACAGGCGTCATTCGTCTGGCACAAGGACCAATTCGATGAAAAAGCGTACGATCTGATAATACTCCCGGGCGGGTTTTCCTACGGTGACTATCTGCGCTGCGGCGCCATCGCCCGTTTTTCGCCGGTCATGCAGAGCGTCATAGCGCATGCAAAGCGCGGCGGGTTTGTGCTCGGCATATGCAACGGATTTCAGGTGCTTACCGAGGCGCATCTGCTTCCCGGTGCGCTCATCCGCAACACGAACCTGAAATTCGTCTGTAAGGATTCCTGTCTGCGTGTCGAGAACGCGAAGACGCGTTTTACGAGCGGCTACAAAAAGAACGCCGTCATATCGGTGCCGATAGCCCACGGCGAGGGAAATTACCGTGCCGACGATGCGCTCTTGTCATCGCTCGTTGAAAACGGACAGATAGTGTTCACCTACTGCACGGAAGCGGGCGATGTGACGCCCGAGGCGAACCCCAACGGCTCGTGCAGGAATATCGCCGGCATCATCAATCGCGAGGGGAATGTACTCGGTATGATGCCCCATCCGGAGCGGGTGAGCGAATCCATACTCGGCGGCACCGGCGGGGCGCCGCTCTTTCAATCGATATTCGCCGCATAG
- the nadB gene encoding L-aspartate oxidase: MNTAIIGCGIAGLTAALELAERGISVELITKEVDPLESNSYHAQGGIVYVSREDSPELLVADIMTANGNTGDKAIAHLVATEGPVAVRELLIERYGVPFARDGHGELCFGGEAAHSTRRILYIKDATGEGIVRTLYAHAEKHPLISIRRRTMIAGIAVKGKRAVGVYTKEDDGDVAALPADAVILAAGGLGQIYAHTTNPRSATGDGFALALRAGALLRGMEYTQFHPTTMFDPRTNNALVSEAVRGEGARILAKNGDDFMPSYHPAASLAPRDIVSRAIALELVKRNEGYVLLDCRGISADMLRDRFPHIVEKALAAGVDITTTPLPVVPAFHFSCGGVAVDEHARTAVSGLYAVGEVSSTGLHGANRLASTSLLEGLTFGRRAAQDIAEQKFMRSTPAIAPWHDNGSRVPEADMITQDWTSIKNIMWNCVGIVRGRRRLARAVHDLTHVRAAMGRYYAGAKKNRSLLQLENALTTASAVASAANDNRVSAGCHYRID, encoded by the coding sequence ATGAACACAGCCATTATCGGATGCGGCATCGCAGGACTCACCGCCGCACTTGAACTTGCCGAACGCGGCATATCCGTCGAGCTCATCACCAAAGAGGTGGACCCCCTCGAAAGCAATTCCTATCATGCGCAGGGCGGTATCGTGTATGTCAGCCGCGAGGACTCCCCCGAGCTCCTTGTCGCGGATATCATGACCGCCAACGGCAATACCGGCGACAAGGCGATAGCGCATCTGGTCGCGACGGAAGGCCCCGTTGCCGTGCGTGAGCTCCTCATCGAACGATACGGCGTGCCGTTCGCCCGCGACGGGCACGGCGAATTGTGCTTCGGCGGCGAGGCCGCGCATTCCACACGGCGTATACTCTACATCAAGGATGCCACCGGCGAAGGGATAGTCCGCACGCTCTATGCGCATGCCGAGAAGCATCCGCTCATATCGATACGGCGCCGGACGATGATCGCCGGTATCGCCGTGAAAGGGAAACGGGCCGTCGGCGTCTACACCAAAGAGGACGACGGCGATGTTGCCGCTCTGCCCGCAGACGCGGTGATACTGGCCGCGGGCGGTCTCGGGCAGATCTACGCGCATACGACGAACCCCCGTTCGGCCACCGGCGACGGTTTTGCACTCGCCCTTCGTGCCGGGGCTCTGCTTCGCGGCATGGAATATACGCAGTTCCATCCCACGACCATGTTCGACCCGCGTACGAACAACGCCCTTGTGAGCGAAGCAGTGCGCGGAGAAGGCGCACGCATACTGGCGAAGAACGGCGATGACTTCATGCCGTCGTATCATCCCGCCGCTTCGCTCGCCCCGCGCGACATCGTTTCACGCGCGATAGCGCTTGAGCTCGTCAAACGCAACGAGGGCTATGTGCTCCTCGACTGCAGGGGCATCAGCGCGGACATGCTTCGCGATCGTTTCCCGCATATCGTCGAGAAGGCGCTCGCCGCCGGTGTCGATATCACCACGACGCCGCTCCCGGTGGTGCCCGCGTTCCATTTTTCCTGCGGGGGCGTCGCCGTCGATGAGCATGCGCGCACAGCGGTGAGCGGGCTCTACGCGGTCGGCGAGGTATCCTCGACGGGTCTGCACGGCGCCAATCGGCTTGCGAGTACATCGCTTCTTGAGGGTCTTACGTTCGGCAGACGAGCCGCACAGGATATCGCGGAGCAGAAGTTCATGCGTTCAACGCCGGCCATTGCTCCGTGGCATGACAACGGCAGCCGAGTGCCTGAGGCCGATATGATAACGCAGGACTGGACATCGATAAAGAACATCATGTGGAACTGTGTCGGCATCGTACGGGGCAGGAGACGCCTTGCGCGTGCGGTACATGACCTTACGCATGTGCGGGCGGCGATGGGGCGATATTATGCAGGGGCGAAAAAGAACCGCTCGCTGCTGCAGCTGGAGAACGCGCTTACGACGGCGAGTGCGGTCGCGTCCGCAGCGAATGACAACCGTGTGAGCGCCGGCTGTCATTATCGAATCGATTAG
- a CDS encoding DUF6062 family protein — translation MKREKHIPYFELVETFKASECPVCHLIKDRRDKYFNTLVYEHLTDKFFRAAYNTTFGFCNDHAHKFLEYTNGAGIAIVHESLLDIAIEALAKGSLKGIKRGECKMCVNERTMEMQYLSTTAAYFEDDAFKRDFLSSPGLCVPHYAMLEKETWGMPKWFHEYHLKKYRELRDASRKFIDSTDFTKKVDITEEEKGVWKKVIPLLYGYRGQDRGH, via the coding sequence ATGAAGCGCGAAAAGCACATACCGTATTTCGAGCTTGTCGAGACGTTCAAGGCGTCGGAATGCCCGGTCTGTCACCTCATCAAGGACCGCCGCGATAAATACTTCAACACGCTCGTCTATGAGCATCTCACCGATAAATTCTTCCGCGCCGCGTACAATACGACGTTCGGTTTCTGCAACGATCATGCGCATAAATTCCTCGAATATACCAACGGTGCCGGCATTGCCATCGTGCATGAAAGCCTTCTTGACATCGCCATCGAAGCGCTTGCGAAGGGATCGCTTAAGGGCATCAAGCGCGGGGAATGCAAGATGTGCGTGAATGAGCGCACCATGGAAATGCAGTATCTCTCGACGACGGCCGCCTATTTCGAGGATGATGCGTTTAAGCGCGATTTTCTTTCATCGCCGGGACTCTGTGTGCCGCATTACGCCATGCTCGAGAAAGAGACATGGGGCATGCCGAAATGGTTCCATGAATACCATCTGAAAAAATACCGCGAGTTGCGCGATGCGTCGCGGAAATTCATCGACAGCACGGACTTCACCAAGAAGGTCGATATCACCGAAGAGGAAAAGGGCGTATGGAAGAAGGTGATACCGCTCCTCTACGGATACCGCGGGCAGGACCGCGGTCACTGA
- a CDS encoding glycoside hydrolase family 20 zincin-like fold domain-containing protein: protein MKHVIALIIILTASIFAQGDWKFEMANRNDGPTVTFKENKFSMGTSFVCVEKSWKTQYFWLAKFPVKTTRTASSLLITSDPDSPTDFYMDEFRFESVSPQSIRIVIDGTLKVERDAMLEYIPLAIPAIFMEDARVENEGGMVMNVTSSLSEISAESKRLTMKSKIGTIVIEAVKGPGFTMVDRRAKPYKGREIFIFPVSTAPSIAKGERFYHEMTLTASGDFKSFIALPAVTPQGGSISLRAPMSVQKRSLSSEIFPKPKSASISGGTVMLPASLGIAIENSKNTARYASLLTELFTAAGIARTAKPEAAGFITVKKAAAPNASSFDYHEISVSKSGVVISANTPASIYYALSTVVQLCDESGAIRIGTVKDWADFPYRSIHLLADDNSLKLHSLFIRNVFGPLRINRILFECEYAKWPSHPELHQAWGMSMDDMKELIRIAEEHFIDVDPLFQTYGHSEYLFKNKANIDIAEDPGMPYAYNVSNPRTYEIMNELFADMRTIFPSPSYIHIGHDEVTMRGKYPNRPENMKLSLADLLWKDMQFYEVYAKKENLSLMVWQDYLNGRSHPAHREELLNVAKKMDKSAMIAVWDYRPAAEFPEVDQFQALGFRVIGATGEEDVNNIINFSRYGKKKNIYGMLHTTWTGYSGNAKSMFQYAKKMWPYVQAGVSFWNAYTPAVDFYTPSFAVRGFNNVVAGMYPVRYFPRGGETAAPVDLSAAADSSFAEPGGFSAGTFTTEYGMPFFFAGSGSAAGITVTEEKSLTIPVGRRAKAISFLYTSLQTDVAMKEIGAISIEGDTSVKQPIVIRREIGNIVMKLLMPGDVENGKLLTRNAREEIYSVAQPVYSSGGKHGLWQYDMAVGGMVKSITLTAAKNMGYVIAGVTIVE from the coding sequence ATGAAACACGTGATCGCGCTCATCATCATTCTCACTGCATCGATCTTCGCCCAGGGCGACTGGAAATTCGAAATGGCCAACCGCAACGACGGCCCGACGGTCACTTTCAAGGAGAACAAGTTCAGCATGGGAACTTCGTTCGTCTGCGTGGAGAAAAGCTGGAAGACGCAGTATTTCTGGCTCGCGAAATTCCCCGTTAAGACAACACGCACGGCATCGTCGCTCCTTATCACCTCCGACCCTGACAGCCCCACCGATTTCTACATGGACGAATTCCGGTTCGAATCGGTTTCACCCCAGTCGATACGCATCGTCATCGACGGCACGCTCAAGGTGGAACGCGATGCCATGCTCGAATACATTCCGCTCGCAATACCGGCGATATTCATGGAGGATGCACGCGTTGAGAACGAAGGCGGCATGGTGATGAACGTGACATCATCACTTTCCGAAATATCAGCGGAATCGAAACGGCTTACCATGAAAAGCAAGATCGGCACGATAGTCATCGAAGCGGTGAAAGGCCCCGGTTTCACGATGGTCGACCGCCGTGCAAAACCGTACAAGGGCCGCGAAATATTCATTTTTCCGGTATCGACGGCGCCGTCCATCGCGAAGGGCGAGCGTTTCTATCATGAGATGACGCTTACCGCATCCGGCGATTTCAAGAGCTTCATCGCGCTCCCGGCGGTGACGCCGCAGGGCGGATCGATCTCGCTTCGCGCACCGATGTCAGTGCAGAAACGATCGCTCAGCAGCGAGATATTCCCGAAGCCGAAGAGCGCATCGATATCCGGCGGAACGGTGATGCTCCCCGCATCGCTCGGCATCGCCATCGAGAACTCAAAGAACACGGCGCGCTACGCATCGCTTCTCACGGAGCTCTTTACCGCCGCCGGTATCGCCCGTACGGCAAAGCCGGAAGCCGCCGGATTCATCACCGTGAAGAAAGCGGCCGCGCCGAACGCTTCATCATTCGATTATCACGAGATATCGGTTAGCAAGTCAGGCGTCGTCATCAGCGCGAACACGCCGGCGAGCATTTACTATGCTCTTTCCACCGTAGTACAGCTCTGTGATGAGAGCGGCGCCATTCGCATCGGCACCGTGAAGGACTGGGCGGATTTCCCCTATCGCAGCATACATCTCCTTGCCGACGACAACTCGCTCAAGCTCCATTCGCTTTTCATCAGGAACGTGTTCGGCCCGCTCAGGATAAACCGCATACTCTTCGAATGCGAATACGCGAAATGGCCGAGCCATCCGGAGCTCCATCAGGCATGGGGCATGTCGATGGACGATATGAAGGAGCTCATACGCATCGCCGAAGAGCATTTCATCGATGTCGATCCGCTCTTTCAGACCTATGGACACAGCGAATATCTCTTTAAGAACAAGGCGAACATCGATATCGCCGAAGACCCTGGAATGCCGTATGCGTATAACGTTTCCAACCCGAGGACATACGAGATAATGAACGAACTCTTCGCGGACATGCGTACGATATTTCCCTCGCCGTCATATATCCACATCGGTCATGATGAGGTCACTATGCGCGGAAAGTATCCGAACCGTCCGGAGAACATGAAGCTGTCGCTTGCCGATCTTCTCTGGAAAGACATGCAGTTCTATGAAGTGTACGCGAAGAAGGAAAACCTGTCGCTCATGGTCTGGCAGGATTATCTCAACGGGCGTTCGCATCCGGCGCATCGCGAGGAACTCCTCAACGTAGCGAAAAAGATGGATAAAAGCGCGATGATAGCCGTCTGGGATTACCGCCCCGCGGCGGAATTCCCCGAGGTCGATCAGTTCCAGGCCCTGGGCTTCCGTGTTATCGGCGCCACCGGCGAAGAGGATGTGAACAACATCATCAATTTTTCACGCTACGGGAAAAAGAAGAACATCTACGGCATGCTCCATACCACGTGGACAGGATACAGCGGCAATGCGAAGTCGATGTTCCAATACGCAAAAAAGATGTGGCCGTATGTACAGGCGGGCGTATCGTTCTGGAATGCGTATACACCGGCCGTCGATTTCTATACGCCGTCGTTCGCCGTGCGCGGTTTCAACAATGTCGTCGCCGGGATGTATCCGGTACGCTATTTCCCGCGCGGCGGTGAGACGGCAGCACCCGTAGACCTCTCCGCGGCGGCTGATTCTTCATTCGCTGAGCCGGGCGGTTTCAGCGCCGGAACGTTCACGACCGAATACGGCATGCCTTTCTTCTTCGCGGGAAGCGGATCCGCGGCGGGCATTACCGTTACCGAGGAGAAATCGCTCACGATACCGGTCGGCAGGCGTGCAAAGGCGATATCGTTCCTCTATACCAGTCTTCAGACGGACGTTGCGATGAAGGAGATCGGCGCCATCAGCATTGAGGGGGATACGTCGGTCAAACAGCCCATTGTCATACGCCGCGAGATCGGCAATATCGTCATGAAGCTTCTCATGCCCGGCGATGTCGAGAACGGAAAACTGCTCACGCGCAATGCTCGCGAGGAGATCTATTCCGTCGCACAGCCGGTGTATTCCTCCGGCGGGAAGCATGGGCTCTGGCAGTACGACATGGCCGTCGGCGGCATGGTGAAGTCGATAACGCTCACTGCGGCGAAGAACATGGGATATGTGATCGCGGGCGTTACGATCGTAGAGTGA